Proteins found in one Pyrus communis chromosome 15, drPyrComm1.1, whole genome shotgun sequence genomic segment:
- the LOC137716781 gene encoding aspartyl protease AED3-like: protein MDLKNTSPFFFIALLISVTKALDPSCASQSDGSDDLSIIPTYSKCSPFSPPKTDSLVTTVLNMASKDPARVNYLSTLVAQKTTSAPIASGQQVLNIANYVVQLKLGTPGQLMNMVLDTSNDITWAPCSGCTGCSSTTFSPNSSSTYGSLECSVPECAQARGLSCPATGSTGTNVCFFNQSYGGDSSFSATLVQDALRLGKDVIPKYSFGCINSISGGSVPSQGLLGLGRGSMSLLSQSGSLYSGVFSYCLPSFKSYYFSGSLKLGQPGQPKSIRTTPLLRNPRRPSLYYVNLTGISVGRVLVPISPDLLAFNPNTGAGTIIDSGTVITRFAPPVYTALRDELRKQVNGTFSSLGAFDTCFSATNEVVAPAITLQFTGLKLTLPLENSLIHSSSGSLACLAMAAAPNNVNSVLNVIANLQQQNLRILFDVANSVVGIARESCN from the coding sequence ATGGACTTGAAGAATACTTCCCCATTTTTCTTCATTGCCCTATTGATCTCTGTTACCAAAGCCCTTGATCCTTCTTGTGCCTCCCAATCTGACGGCTCTGATGACCTCTCCATCATTCCCACCTACAGCAAATGCTCTCCCTTCTCCCCACCCAAAACAGACTCTTTGGTCACCACTGTCCTCAACATGGCCTCCAAAGATCCAGCTAGGGTTAACTACTTGTCAACCCTAGTGGCCCAAAAGACCACCTCTGCTCCGATTGCTTCAGGCCAGCAGGTCCTCAACATTGCCAACTACGTGGTCCAGCTCAAGCTCGGTACCCCGGGTCAACTCATGAACATGGTCCTAGACACTAGCAACGACATTACTTGGGCCCCATGTTCCGGCTGCACGGGGTGCTCCTCTACCACCTTCTCACCCAACTCATCGAGCACATATGGGTCACTTGAATGCTCAGTGCCCGAATGTGCTCAAGCTCGCGGACTCTCGTGCCCGGCCACTGGGTCTACTGGGACCAATGTTTGCTTCTTTAACCAATCGTACGGTGGAGATTCATCATTTTCTGCCACCTTAGTGCAAGATGCTTTGAGATTAGGTAAAGATGTCATTCCCAAATACTCTTTTGGTTGCATCAATTCCATCTCGGGTGGGTCCGTCCCTTCTCAAGGGTTATTAGGCCTGGGTCGCGGATCCATGTCGTTACTCTCACAATCCGGGTCGCTCTACTCGGGTGTGTTTTCGTATTGTTTACCAAGTTTCAAATCATACTACTTTTCGGGGTCACTCAAGCTTGGCCAGCCAGGCCAGCCCAAGTCAATCCGGACCACCCCACTTCTAAGAAACCCACGCCGTCCGTCACTGTACTATGTCAACCTGACCGGAATCAGTGTGGGCCGGGTTCTCGTACCGATTTCCCCAGATCTTCTAGCATTCAACCCTAACACCGGGGCGGGAACAATCATAGACTCGGGCACAGTCATAACTCGATTCGCGCCACCCGTCTACACGGCACTCCGCGACGAATTGAGAAAACAAGTGAATGGAACATTTTCGTCATTGGGAGCCTTtgacacttgtttttctgccaCCAATGAAGTTGTGGCCCCAGCCATTACGTTGCAATTCACGGGGTTGAAGTTGACACTGCCATTGGAGAACAGCTTGATTCACAGCAGCTCAGGCTCACTGGCTTGCTTAGCGATGGCGGCAGCTCCCAATAATGTGAACTCGGTGTTGAACGTGATAGCCAATTTGCAGCAGCAGAACCTTAGAATTTTGTTTGACGTTGCCAACTCTGTCGTTGGCATTGCTCGTGAGAGTTGTAATTAA